Proteins encoded in a region of the Deltaproteobacteria bacterium genome:
- the fliG gene encoding flagellar motor switch protein FliG produces the protein MAQTKYSGPQKAAILLLSFGEDVSAEIFKNMNEFEIKRIGSAMSRLGRLEQDIVDEVMMEFYEILQQNKKFFYGGSEFTKKVIGNAFKGGDADELIDQLSLGSAANLDSLELIDPRTLANFIRNEHPQTMALILAHLEAKKCGETLKILPETLHTEILMRIARLDAVQPEIINEIDDVLRQEIQAMGSIHTQKIGGVEPIAEMLNLIDKATEEQILDSLEERDPDMAEKIRKLMFTFDDLVKIDDRGIQELIKNVNNDKWKIALKTASESVRDLVFKNMSERAAKMLREDMEAMSAVKLTDVENLQSEIVQIARKLEQEGKIIIASGDSAYV, from the coding sequence ATGGCACAGACCAAATACTCTGGACCGCAGAAGGCAGCTATCCTGCTACTTTCTTTTGGCGAAGATGTGTCTGCCGAGATCTTTAAGAATATGAACGAGTTTGAGATTAAGCGCATCGGCTCGGCCATGAGCCGGCTGGGTCGTCTGGAGCAGGATATCGTCGACGAAGTGATGATGGAATTCTACGAGATTCTACAACAGAATAAGAAGTTCTTTTATGGTGGTAGCGAATTTACCAAGAAAGTCATCGGTAATGCCTTCAAAGGCGGCGATGCCGACGAGCTCATCGATCAGCTGTCGCTTGGGTCAGCTGCTAACCTTGATTCACTAGAACTGATCGATCCACGAACGCTCGCCAACTTTATCCGCAACGAGCACCCTCAGACGATGGCCCTAATACTTGCCCACTTGGAGGCTAAAAAGTGCGGCGAAACGCTCAAGATTTTGCCTGAAACTCTGCACACAGAGATCCTTATGCGTATCGCACGCCTAGATGCAGTGCAGCCAGAGATCATTAATGAAATCGATGATGTATTGCGGCAAGAGATCCAAGCCATGGGTTCCATTCACACGCAGAAGATCGGTGGTGTTGAACCTATTGCTGAGATGCTAAACCTTATAGATAAAGCGACTGAGGAGCAGATTCTCGATTCGCTTGAGGAACGTGATCCGGATATGGCCGAGAAGATTCGTAAACTTATGTTTACGTTCGATGACTTGGTCAAGATCGACGACCGGGGCATCCAAGAACTTATTAAAAACGTCAATAATGATAAGTGGAAGATCGCTCTCAAAACGGCGTCCGAGTCGGTGCGAGACTTGGTCTTTAAAAATATGTCGGAACGCGCCGCCAAAATGCTTCGTGAGGATATGGAGGCCATGTCGGCCGTCAAACTGACGGATGTCGAAAACCTCCAGTCCGAAATAGTGCAGATCGCACGCAAACTCGAGCAAGAGGGCAAGATCATTATCGCCAGCGGTGATTCGGCGTACGTTTGA
- the lspA gene encoding signal peptidase II encodes MNVGNRLFVIAITLAACVSWDQATKLLAKRLLAGRLPLTYLRGSLRFEYAENIGAFLGLGDQLPDTLRWALLIMLASFLLVGLTLFVYLKHDLSAVETLGYGLILAGGTSNVFNRIVSGYVIDFLNVGIGGVRTGIFNVADVSILIGFVIVTWQRWGSVQLSTVENRNDGKRS; translated from the coding sequence ATGAACGTAGGCAACCGTCTTTTCGTAATCGCAATTACGCTGGCAGCCTGCGTGAGCTGGGACCAGGCCACGAAGCTCTTAGCTAAGCGGCTGCTCGCTGGGCGCCTACCGCTAACCTATTTGCGTGGCTCTCTTAGGTTTGAGTACGCCGAAAACATTGGCGCCTTTCTCGGGCTCGGCGATCAGCTCCCAGATACGCTCCGTTGGGCACTGTTGATCATGCTGGCCAGCTTCCTGCTGGTTGGCTTGACCTTGTTCGTGTACTTGAAGCATGATCTTTCAGCAGTAGAGACACTCGGCTACGGACTGATTCTTGCGGGCGGCACCAGTAATGTGTTCAACCGCATCGTATCTGGTTACGTCATCGACTTCCTGAACGTGGGAATCGGAGGTGTACGTACCGGTATATTCAACGTCGCCGACGTAAGCATACTAATCGGGTTTGTCATTGTTACATGGCAGCGCTGGGGATCGGTCCAATTATCTACGGTAGAAAACCGTAACGACGGGAAGAGGAGCTAA
- a CDS encoding lytic transglycosylase domain-containing protein: MPLLRLLLMQSPSPNRMPRHTQPKSSLLSPIAKLFLACSLGFFVGAVTARATLKTKRSHTHLLAKRKAAPKAMAEVSLQADRDHTVFSSKLSEAPASANCMNVPIREQGPFTVSYMHCNEQAFERDGEAVEITKNFKVPTELARRFNFWRRIYSVWSKEHYVLHIAEYPEVILSVYDTSRLTAPPIAKDRQIKKFVKSERESFKKLLLTMHQNRDHEERFTAAMQRIATNMRHITDRSKYLVAATNLRLQRGQRDFIATGLAVAPKYLPSIEAEFERQGVPVEITRLAFVESSFNLKAQSKVGASGVYQIMPATGHQYLRMLDGIDERNDPIKASRAAAKLLRLNYDLTGAWPLAITAYNHGVGGIRRATQAVNSRDIVELIDRYDGNQFGFASKNFYASFLGVLATLQQADRIFPEVEKVAPLAFTALRLTKPLSVKEICHKYAASVPAVAQLNPDISPRMIRSGGKLPTGYIIKLPAGVNLAGRTLASNAN, from the coding sequence ATGCCCCTACTGAGGTTACTTTTGATGCAGTCCCCGTCTCCGAATCGCATGCCGCGTCACACACAGCCGAAGTCGAGTTTACTATCCCCGATCGCAAAGCTATTTTTGGCATGCAGTCTCGGCTTTTTTGTTGGCGCTGTCACGGCTAGAGCCACACTCAAGACTAAACGCTCACACACACATCTACTAGCCAAACGCAAGGCGGCACCTAAGGCCATGGCGGAGGTCTCACTACAGGCCGATCGCGATCATACCGTTTTTTCTTCAAAGCTCAGCGAAGCCCCTGCATCGGCAAACTGCATGAACGTACCGATCCGTGAGCAGGGCCCGTTCACCGTATCCTATATGCACTGTAACGAGCAGGCTTTTGAGCGAGATGGTGAGGCCGTCGAGATCACCAAAAATTTCAAGGTACCGACTGAGCTCGCGCGTCGTTTCAATTTTTGGCGTCGGATTTACTCCGTGTGGAGTAAGGAACATTACGTACTCCATATCGCCGAGTATCCTGAGGTGATTCTGTCGGTTTACGACACATCGCGACTGACGGCACCACCCATAGCTAAAGATCGTCAAATCAAAAAATTTGTCAAATCTGAGCGTGAAAGCTTTAAGAAATTACTCCTGACGATGCACCAAAACCGCGACCACGAAGAGCGGTTCACGGCTGCGATGCAACGCATCGCCACGAATATGCGCCATATCACCGACCGTAGTAAGTACCTCGTCGCGGCGACTAATCTCCGCCTTCAGCGTGGCCAAAGAGATTTCATCGCCACCGGACTAGCCGTGGCGCCTAAATACCTGCCAAGCATCGAGGCTGAATTCGAGCGCCAGGGTGTTCCTGTTGAGATCACTAGATTGGCCTTTGTCGAATCCTCTTTCAACCTGAAGGCGCAGTCCAAGGTTGGGGCGTCTGGTGTCTATCAGATCATGCCGGCAACGGGTCACCAGTATCTGCGCATGCTCGATGGTATCGATGAGCGCAACGATCCTATCAAAGCTAGTCGCGCTGCCGCCAAGTTACTACGCCTCAACTACGATCTCACTGGTGCTTGGCCACTGGCAATCACCGCTTATAACCATGGCGTTGGCGGTATTAGACGCGCCACGCAAGCTGTGAACTCACGCGATATCGTCGAGCTCATAGACAGGTACGATGGCAATCAGTTTGGTTTTGCTTCAAAGAACTTTTACGCAAGTTTCCTCGGCGTGCTTGCCACGCTACAGCAAGCTGACCGCATTTTCCCAGAAGTAGAAAAAGTCGCTCCCCTCGCATTCACAGCTCTTAGGTTGACGAAACCTTTGAGCGTCAAAGAGATCTGTCACAAATATGCCGCATCGGTGCCAGCAGTAGCGCAGCTGAACCCAGACATAAGTCCGCGGATGATCCGCTCAGGTGGCAAGTTACCGACTGGCTACATCATTAAACTACCCGCCGGAGTCAATCTGGCTGGCCGAACCCTGGCAAGCAACGCCAACTGA
- the rocF gene encoding arginase, with protein MATKSVQIIGVPLDLGANMRGANMGPSAIRIADLHQKISVLGYQPHDVGDLPVPVRDTLPVAATQERFRHQIVTACRDLEQEVHTALSADRIPIVLGGDHSIAIGTIAGVSRYFRERQQHIGLIWIDAHADCNTPESSPSGNIHGMPLSIALGHGHPDLVAIGGQGPKVRPENVALIGIRTLDGAEKDILRRSGIRYFTMREIDERGMHAVMKDAVAAATRGTAAIHLSFDIDGIDPASAPGVSTPVTGGLSYREAHLALEMIADTGMLRSMEFVELNPMTDHAHKTAQLTVELVQSALGKAIV; from the coding sequence ATGGCTACTAAATCAGTCCAAATCATCGGTGTACCCCTAGATTTAGGCGCGAACATGCGCGGCGCTAATATGGGGCCGTCGGCGATTCGGATTGCTGATCTCCATCAAAAGATCTCAGTCCTTGGCTACCAGCCCCACGATGTCGGGGACCTGCCGGTGCCTGTACGCGACACACTACCCGTGGCGGCAACGCAGGAACGTTTTCGTCATCAGATTGTCACGGCTTGCCGCGATCTGGAGCAAGAGGTTCACACAGCTCTTTCCGCCGATCGCATACCTATCGTACTCGGTGGCGATCATTCCATAGCGATCGGCACCATAGCAGGGGTCAGTCGCTACTTTCGTGAGAGGCAGCAGCATATCGGCCTGATTTGGATCGATGCCCATGCCGACTGTAATACTCCGGAGTCATCACCGTCGGGTAATATCCACGGTATGCCACTTTCCATCGCGCTCGGACATGGGCACCCAGATTTAGTCGCCATTGGAGGCCAAGGCCCTAAAGTTAGACCAGAAAATGTCGCCTTGATCGGCATTAGGACGCTCGACGGCGCGGAAAAAGACATCCTCCGCCGCAGTGGCATCCGTTACTTTACTATGCGCGAGATCGATGAACGTGGTATGCACGCGGTCATGAAGGATGCGGTAGCTGCCGCCACGCGCGGTACAGCCGCTATTCATCTTTCCTTCGACATCGACGGTATCGATCCTGCCTCGGCACCAGGCGTAAGTACGCCGGTAACTGGTGGGCTCAGCTACCGCGAAGCTCACCTGGCACTCGAGATGATTGCCGACACGGGGATGCTGAGGTCGATGGAGTTCGTAGAACTTAACCCGATGACGGACCACGCCCATAAAACTGCCCAGCTAACCGTCGAGCTGGTGCAATCAGCCCTCGGCAAAGCCATTGTCTAG
- the tgt gene encoding tRNA guanosine(34) transglycosylase Tgt — protein sequence MCYTRLVESGGARRGRLTLAHGTVETPIFMPVGTVGAVKSLTPEDLKTIGASIILGNTYHLYLRPGMEVIEAFGGLHKFIGWDRPLLTDSGGFQIFSLGQLNKLDETGAHFQSHLDGSKIVLTPELAVKIQETIGSDIHMVLDECTPYPATRQQAETSMQRSMRWAARCRRAKTRPELCQFGIVQGGVYPDLRQASARALMDIGFEGYAIGGLSVGETKHEMADMTAASTEVLPKDKPRYLMGVGTPLDLVEGVNLGVDMFDCVMPTRNGRNGSLFTSEGRVNIKNQRYRFDAGPLDPACRCYTCQTFSRAYLRHLFIAGELTCLRLFTIHNLTYYLDLMARVRTAIEADNFASLLSAERDLWRSSVNEAKSSVES from the coding sequence ATCTGTTACACCCGCCTCGTTGAGTCGGGCGGAGCGCGACGCGGTCGCCTTACGCTCGCCCATGGCACGGTCGAAACACCGATCTTCATGCCCGTCGGCACGGTCGGTGCCGTCAAAAGTTTGACGCCCGAGGATCTGAAAACCATCGGTGCCAGTATCATCCTCGGCAACACTTATCACCTCTACCTGCGCCCTGGGATGGAAGTGATCGAGGCTTTCGGAGGGCTGCACAAATTTATCGGCTGGGATCGACCGCTATTGACCGATAGTGGTGGCTTCCAAATTTTCAGTTTAGGCCAGCTGAACAAACTCGATGAAACGGGTGCTCATTTTCAGAGCCACTTAGACGGCTCTAAAATAGTTCTGACCCCCGAACTTGCCGTCAAAATTCAAGAGACCATTGGCAGCGATATTCACATGGTCCTCGATGAATGCACGCCCTATCCGGCGACGCGGCAACAAGCTGAAACCTCCATGCAACGCTCAATGCGCTGGGCGGCGCGCTGCCGCCGCGCCAAGACGCGTCCTGAGCTCTGCCAATTTGGAATCGTCCAGGGCGGCGTTTACCCTGATCTACGCCAGGCCAGCGCACGCGCACTCATGGACATAGGCTTCGAGGGCTACGCCATTGGTGGCCTTTCCGTTGGCGAGACTAAACATGAGATGGCTGACATGACGGCAGCCAGTACCGAGGTACTACCAAAGGATAAGCCGCGCTATCTCATGGGCGTTGGTACACCCCTAGATCTCGTCGAAGGCGTAAACCTAGGCGTCGACATGTTTGACTGTGTCATGCCCACGCGCAATGGTCGCAATGGCTCCCTCTTCACTTCGGAGGGTCGCGTCAACATCAAGAATCAACGCTACCGTTTTGACGCGGGTCCGCTTGATCCGGCTTGTCGTTGCTATACCTGCCAGACCTTTTCGCGCGCTTATTTAAGGCATCTTTTCATTGCTGGTGAACTCACCTGCCTGCGGCTGTTCACAATCCATAATCTTACTTATTACTTGGATTTGATGGCGCGGGTGCGCACTGCGATCGAGGCGGACAACTTCGCCTCGCTACTGAGCGCTGAGCGCGACCTTTGGCGCAGCAGTGTTAATGAGGCGAAATCGTCCGTCGAAAGTTGA